A single genomic interval of Croceibacter atlanticus HTCC2559 harbors:
- a CDS encoding gliding motility-associated C-terminal domain-containing protein, giving the protein MMKKLPFLLFVLAITFPVMTFGQTIIDCSAGTVSQTYCYGNSDNTQLVFQSNDGFPLTLTFISGETEQTFDEVLVLDTDGTNLNEDNPYGNSGDLSGFTWTSTGDTITLQIQSDSSVSCSSGSQDEWNFEIGCQTCIAPTIDFNVVNGNCDNFEYSVEVNVSDFGSISSLNISDNLGGAGEILNDVGTVVLGPFAASDEVIITAASEDPNCVEISEPLSFLCPPPPNECSIVYAGEDLEVVCPSPEVTLTANVHANGIDLQNYDINELDGCILPPTGGDGTPTNLTIDDRWSEVIDLGFDFCFFGETYSQILIGANGLVTFDLDEAGAFCPWNIDAGDAIPSPDIPVNSIMGAWHDINPAISGDPTQIQYTILGSAPSRQFVINYTDVVHFSGSCSNFETTQQIILYESSNVIDINLVDKPVCTAWNDGFAIAGIQNADGTIGFAPADRNGGAWEAQNELYRFSYAGDSAYIFEWQDEDGNVVGTDLELTVTPTQTTTYTASTTYFNCDGTPNVVTDDVTVTLNADFDLEVTSDATDGCFVGSTDLTATVSNNSSMSTPTYEWSTSETTPTITVTDPGTYTVTVTVDSCSLTESITVATTPLFDLGADISSCLETPAILDATPSNYPLTDVTFQWFLDGNELLTETDATLSATQLGTYTVTVTALGACSESDTLTITPGDLPMIDLGEDFASCLVDPVVLDATPSNYDPADATYEWSLDGTVLTAETNPTLSATQNGIYSVLVTVGACESTDEITIADGEAPIVDLGEDFASCLVDPFVLDATPSNYAPADVTFAWSLNGTLLTDETDATLSATENGTYSVIVSLGTCSTTDTITINDGESPVFDLGDDYSTCFITPEMLDATPSNHDVADATFEWTLDGSVLTGETNATLDITSVGVYAVTVTVGNCVDTDSITITNGVAPDVDLGVDFNSCFVDTAVLDATPSNYDVADTTFEWSLDGNVLAAETDATLTISQTGVYSVVVTTGTCTATDSITIQQGDAPAVDLGADFTSCFLTPEILDATPSNYDVADSTFEWSLDGTVLTGETDATLSTTDLGTYSVTVTSGECTSTDSVTITEGEAPAIELGENFETCFETPEVLDATPSNYNVADVTFEWSLNGTVIFGETNATLEAIEDGNYTVVVTAGACSSSDNVTLNLRDDITVQINSGEDTVFGCGGDNITLTAVASESGVTYQWFEEDGTPLTGETNDTLTIEIPSDPQSPRGVYVVVSKGSCTGSNAIDVQRYEIDNCRISQGISPDTTPGFNDCLDLEFLSERTGITSLELFNRHGRSVFKKNNYVADWCGQSDNGDKLPTGTYYYVIKLNGADPVFGDMQTGWIYLNRNAN; this is encoded by the coding sequence ATGATGAAAAAATTACCTTTTCTATTGTTTGTATTAGCCATAACATTTCCAGTTATGACCTTTGGACAAACAATTATTGATTGTAGTGCTGGAACGGTTTCCCAAACCTATTGTTACGGAAATAGCGACAACACCCAATTAGTATTTCAAAGCAACGATGGTTTCCCCTTAACACTTACCTTTATAAGTGGAGAAACAGAACAAACTTTTGACGAAGTATTAGTCTTAGATACAGACGGTACAAATCTTAATGAAGACAACCCTTATGGTAACTCAGGAGATTTGTCAGGTTTTACCTGGACTTCTACAGGAGACACTATCACCCTACAAATACAGTCAGACTCGTCTGTAAGTTGTTCAAGTGGTTCTCAAGATGAGTGGAATTTTGAAATTGGCTGTCAAACGTGTATAGCTCCTACTATTGATTTTAATGTTGTTAATGGAAATTGTGACAACTTTGAATATAGTGTAGAGGTAAACGTTTCAGATTTTGGTAGCATAAGCTCTTTAAATATATCTGATAACCTTGGTGGTGCAGGAGAAATTTTAAATGATGTTGGTACTGTGGTTCTTGGACCATTTGCTGCATCAGACGAAGTAATTATAACTGCCGCTAGTGAAGACCCTAATTGTGTTGAAATTAGTGAGCCCTTATCTTTCTTATGTCCACCGCCACCTAACGAGTGTTCTATAGTATACGCTGGTGAAGATTTAGAAGTGGTGTGCCCTAGCCCAGAAGTAACACTTACTGCAAATGTTCATGCTAACGGTATAGACCTTCAAAACTATGATATTAATGAACTAGACGGATGTATTTTACCTCCAACTGGTGGAGATGGTACACCAACTAACTTAACAATTGATGACCGTTGGTCTGAAGTAATCGATCTTGGTTTCGATTTCTGTTTCTTTGGTGAAACTTATAGTCAAATACTTATTGGTGCAAATGGTCTTGTAACTTTCGATTTAGATGAAGCAGGCGCATTTTGCCCTTGGAACATAGATGCTGGAGACGCAATACCAAGTCCAGACATTCCTGTAAACTCTATTATGGGTGCTTGGCACGATATTAATCCAGCAATTTCTGGAGATCCTACACAAATACAGTATACTATTTTAGGATCTGCTCCTTCTAGACAATTTGTAATTAACTATACAGATGTTGTTCACTTCAGTGGTTCTTGTAGCAACTTTGAAACAACGCAACAAATTATACTTTATGAATCTTCCAATGTTATAGATATTAACCTTGTAGACAAGCCAGTTTGTACAGCTTGGAATGATGGGTTTGCTATTGCGGGTATTCAAAATGCAGATGGTACTATCGGTTTTGCTCCAGCTGACAGAAATGGTGGTGCTTGGGAAGCTCAAAACGAACTGTACAGATTTAGCTACGCTGGAGACAGTGCTTATATCTTTGAGTGGCAAGATGAAGACGGAAACGTTGTTGGTACAGATTTAGAATTAACTGTAACACCAACACAAACTACTACATATACTGCCTCTACAACTTACTTTAATTGTGATGGTACACCAAATGTGGTTACAGATGACGTTACTGTAACATTAAATGCAGATTTTGATTTAGAAGTTACAAGTGATGCTACAGATGGTTGTTTTGTTGGCAGTACAGATTTAACCGCTACTGTTTCTAACAACAGTTCAATGAGCACACCTACTTATGAATGGAGTACATCTGAAACTACACCTACAATTACCGTGACAGATCCCGGAACTTACACAGTAACAGTTACTGTAGATTCTTGTTCTCTTACAGAAAGTATTACAGTGGCAACAACTCCATTGTTTGATCTTGGAGCAGACATAAGCTCTTGTTTAGAAACTCCAGCAATATTAGATGCTACGCCAAGTAACTATCCACTTACAGATGTGACTTTCCAGTGGTTTTTAGATGGTAATGAATTATTAACTGAAACAGATGCTACTCTTTCTGCAACACAACTAGGTACATATACCGTAACAGTTACAGCATTAGGAGCTTGTTCTGAATCTGATACACTTACTATTACGCCTGGTGATCTACCTATGATCGATCTTGGTGAAGATTTTGCATCTTGTTTAGTAGACCCTGTTGTTTTAGATGCAACACCTTCTAATTATGATCCTGCAGATGCAACATATGAATGGTCTTTAGATGGTACTGTTTTAACAGCAGAAACTAACCCTACACTTTCAGCTACTCAAAATGGTATATATTCTGTTTTAGTTACTGTTGGTGCTTGTGAATCTACAGATGAAATTACTATCGCAGATGGTGAAGCTCCTATAGTAGATTTAGGTGAAGATTTTGCATCTTGTCTTGTAGATCCATTTGTTTTAGATGCAACACCTTCTAATTATGCTCCAGCAGATGTAACTTTTGCTTGGTCTTTAAATGGCACATTACTTACAGATGAAACAGATGCTACTCTTTCTGCTACAGAAAATGGTACTTACTCTGTAATTGTAAGTTTAGGAACTTGTTCAACTACAGATACTATTACTATTAATGATGGTGAATCTCCAGTTTTTGATTTAGGAGATGATTACTCAACTTGTTTTATTACTCCAGAAATGTTAGATGCTACACCTTCTAATCACGATGTTGCAGACGCAACTTTTGAGTGGACATTAGATGGAAGTGTATTAACAGGAGAAACTAACGCAACTTTAGATATAACCTCTGTAGGAGTTTACGCAGTTACAGTTACAGTTGGAAATTGTGTAGACACAGATTCTATTACTATAACAAATGGAGTTGCTCCAGATGTAGATTTAGGAGTAGATTTTAACAGCTGTTTTGTAGACACTGCTGTTTTAGATGCTACACCTTCAAATTATGATGTAGCAGACACAACGTTCGAGTGGTCTTTAGATGGCAATGTATTAGCTGCAGAAACAGATGCTACTCTTACGATATCTCAAACAGGAGTTTACAGTGTTGTTGTTACTACAGGAACTTGTACAGCAACAGACTCTATTACTATTCAACAAGGAGATGCTCCTGCTGTTGACCTTGGTGCAGACTTCACATCTTGTTTCCTAACACCAGAAATTTTAGACGCTACACCAAGTAATTATGATGTAGCAGACTCGACATTCGAGTGGTCTTTAGATGGTACAGTATTAACTGGAGAAACAGATGCTACACTATCAACTACAGACTTAGGTACGTATAGCGTTACTGTTACTTCTGGAGAATGTACATCTACAGATTCTGTTACAATTACAGAAGGTGAGGCACCAGCAATTGAATTAGGAGAGAATTTTGAAACTTGTTTTGAAACTCCTGAGGTTTTAGATGCAACACCTAGTAACTATAATGTTGCAGATGTAACTTTTGAGTGGTCTTTAAATGGTACTGTTATTTTTGGAGAAACCAACGCAACTCTAGAAGCTATAGAAGATGGTAACTATACAGTTGTAGTTACTGCAGGAGCTTGTAGCAGTTCAGATAATGTAACATTAAACTTAAGAGATGATATAACTGTTCAAATAAACAGTGGAGAAGACACTGTATTTGGTTGCGGCGGAGACAACATTACTCTTACTGCAGTTGCAAGTGAGTCTGGCGTAACTTACCAATGGTTTGAGGAAGATGGTACACCATTAACTGGAGAAACTAATGATACTCTAACTATTGAAATACCATCAGACCCGCAATCTCCTAGAGGAGTTTACGTAGTCGTTTCAAAAGGATCTTGTACAGGTAGCAACGCTATAGATGTACAGCGTTATGAAATAGATAACTGTAGAATCTCTCAAGGAATTTCACCAGACACTACTCCAGGATTTAATGACTGTTTAGATTTAGAATTCTTATCTGAAAGAACAGGAATTACATCATTAGAGTTGTTTAACCGTCACGGAAGATCTGTGTTCAAGAAAAACAATTACGTTGCAGACTGGTGTGGCCAATCTGATAATGGGGACAAGTTACCAACAGGAACATACTATTATGTAATTAAGCTTAATGGTGCAGACCCTGTATTTGGAGATATGCAAACGGGATGGATTTACCTAAACCGTAACGCTAACTAA
- the leuS gene encoding leucine--tRNA ligase, translating into MSNYHFNEIEKKWQQYWSKNGTFHASNTSEKPKYYVLDMFPYPSGAGLHVGHPLGYIASDIYARYKRHKGFNVLHPQGYDSFGLPAEQYAIQTGQHPRITTEENIKTYRRQLDQIGFSFDWSRELRTSEPEFYKWTQWIFTELFNHYYDNDSDKAESIESLIKRFETEGNSNVNAVCDADTETFSAEEWSNYSEKEQADILLKYRLTYLAESEVNWCPELGTVLANDEIVNGVSERGGFPVVRKKMTQWSMRISAYAERLLQDLNDIDWPEPLKESQRNWIGKSIGAHVDFKVKGHNEKIGVFTTRPDTIFGVTFMTLAPEHELVAKLTTPKQKDAVEAYIEKTAKRSERERMADVKTISGVFTGAYAEHPFTKEPVAIWIGDYVLAGYGTGAVMAVPCGDQRDYDFANHFAGQEGMTPIVNIFKDVDVSEEAFADKEKTIITNSNFLNDLPYKKAMKLAIYKLEEQGSGQGQTNYRLRDAVFSRQRYWGEPFPVYYKNGIPQMIEEKHLPITLPEVEKYLPTEEGEPPLGRADVWAWNTENAQVVSNDLVNSDTVFPLELNTMPGWAGSSWYFFRYMEKAMRNETFASKDAMNYWQEVDLYIGGSEHATGHLLYARFWTKFLYDIKAVPVKEFAKKLINQGMILGTSAFVYRKEETNVFISKNLIGDENVQPIHADVSMVNASSELDLEAFKAWRPEFKDAEFILEDNKYIVGHEVEKMSKSKYNVVNPDDICAQYGADTLRLYEMFLGPLEQAKPWNTAGITGVHSFLKKLWKLYHNGENFEVTDAEPNKESLKTLHKTIKKVEEDIENFSFNTSVSTFMIAVNELSSQKCNSRAILEPLAVLISPYAPHIAEELWEKLGHSTSIATAEFPKFEEKHLVESSKAYPISFNGKMRFTMELPLDLSKDDIEKAVMAHEKTAGYLDGRTPKKVIVVPGKIVNIVG; encoded by the coding sequence ATGAGCAATTACCACTTTAACGAGATTGAAAAAAAATGGCAACAGTATTGGTCCAAGAACGGTACATTTCACGCTAGTAATACTAGCGAGAAGCCAAAGTACTATGTGCTAGATATGTTTCCTTATCCTAGTGGTGCTGGCTTACACGTAGGGCATCCTCTTGGGTATATTGCAAGTGATATTTATGCGCGATACAAACGTCATAAAGGATTTAATGTATTACACCCACAAGGTTATGATTCATTTGGTTTGCCTGCAGAGCAATATGCTATACAAACAGGACAACACCCAAGAATTACTACAGAAGAAAATATAAAAACCTACCGTCGCCAATTAGACCAGATAGGATTTTCTTTTGACTGGAGTAGAGAGTTAAGAACAAGCGAACCAGAATTCTATAAGTGGACGCAATGGATTTTTACTGAACTGTTTAATCACTATTATGACAATGATTCTGATAAAGCTGAATCTATTGAAAGCCTTATCAAGCGATTTGAAACTGAAGGTAACTCTAATGTAAATGCCGTTTGCGATGCAGACACTGAAACATTTTCTGCTGAAGAATGGAGCAACTATTCTGAAAAAGAACAAGCAGATATTCTACTAAAATATCGCCTTACCTATTTAGCTGAAAGTGAAGTGAACTGGTGTCCAGAATTAGGAACTGTTCTCGCTAACGACGAAATCGTCAATGGTGTTTCAGAACGTGGTGGCTTTCCTGTTGTTCGTAAAAAAATGACACAATGGAGTATGCGAATTTCAGCCTATGCTGAACGTCTATTACAAGATTTAAATGATATAGATTGGCCAGAACCACTTAAGGAGTCACAACGCAATTGGATTGGAAAATCGATTGGTGCCCACGTAGATTTTAAAGTAAAAGGGCACAATGAAAAAATAGGCGTGTTCACAACACGTCCAGATACCATTTTTGGTGTGACGTTTATGACATTAGCTCCAGAACACGAGTTAGTAGCAAAATTAACTACACCAAAACAAAAAGACGCTGTTGAAGCTTATATAGAAAAGACTGCAAAGCGAAGTGAACGTGAGCGTATGGCCGATGTGAAAACCATTAGTGGTGTATTTACAGGAGCTTATGCAGAGCACCCATTCACTAAAGAACCGGTTGCCATCTGGATTGGTGATTACGTTTTAGCAGGTTACGGTACAGGTGCTGTAATGGCGGTACCTTGTGGTGACCAACGTGATTATGATTTTGCCAATCATTTTGCGGGACAAGAAGGTATGACACCAATTGTAAACATTTTTAAGGATGTTGATGTTTCTGAAGAAGCCTTTGCAGATAAAGAAAAAACTATAATTACCAATTCTAACTTTTTAAATGATTTGCCGTACAAAAAGGCAATGAAATTGGCTATTTATAAATTAGAGGAACAAGGATCTGGGCAAGGACAAACCAATTATAGATTACGTGATGCGGTATTTAGCCGTCAACGTTATTGGGGAGAACCATTTCCTGTATATTATAAGAATGGCATTCCTCAAATGATTGAAGAGAAGCATTTGCCTATCACTCTACCTGAAGTAGAAAAATATTTACCTACAGAAGAAGGCGAGCCACCTTTAGGTCGTGCAGATGTTTGGGCTTGGAACACAGAAAATGCCCAAGTTGTAAGTAATGACTTAGTAAATAGTGACACTGTATTTCCATTAGAATTAAATACAATGCCAGGTTGGGCTGGAAGTTCATGGTATTTCTTTAGATATATGGAAAAAGCAATGCGCAACGAAACCTTTGCCAGCAAAGATGCTATGAACTACTGGCAAGAGGTAGATTTATACATTGGTGGTAGCGAACACGCTACAGGTCACCTGCTATATGCACGTTTTTGGACAAAATTCCTGTATGACATCAAAGCAGTTCCTGTAAAAGAATTTGCCAAGAAGTTGATTAATCAAGGAATGATTTTGGGGACAAGTGCTTTTGTTTATAGAAAAGAAGAGACCAATGTATTTATTTCTAAAAATTTAATTGGTGATGAGAACGTTCAGCCAATACATGCAGATGTTAGTATGGTAAACGCTTCAAGCGAATTGGACCTTGAAGCATTTAAAGCTTGGAGACCAGAGTTTAAAGATGCTGAATTTATATTAGAAGACAATAAATATATAGTTGGTCACGAAGTTGAAAAAATGTCTAAATCTAAATACAACGTTGTTAATCCAGATGATATCTGTGCACAATATGGTGCAGATACATTAAGATTATATGAGATGTTTTTAGGTCCGCTTGAGCAAGCCAAGCCTTGGAATACAGCTGGTATAACAGGTGTGCACTCGTTCTTAAAGAAATTATGGAAACTATATCATAACGGCGAGAACTTTGAAGTGACAGATGCAGAACCAAATAAAGAAAGTTTAAAAACTCTTCATAAAACCATCAAAAAAGTTGAAGAGGATATTGAGAATTTCAGCTTTAATACATCGGTTTCTACGTTTATGATTGCTGTAAATGAATTATCATCTCAAAAATGTAATTCGAGAGCTATTCTTGAACCATTGGCAGTTTTAATTTCACCTTATGCACCTCATATTGCAGAAGAGTTGTGGGAAAAACTAGGGCACAGCACTTCTATAGCTACTGCAGAATTTCCAAAATTTGAAGAAAAACATTTGGTAGAAAGTAGCAAAGCCTATCCTATTTCTTTTAATGGAAAAATGAGATTTACTATGGAGTTACCATTAGACCTTAGTAAAGATGACATAGAAAAAGCAGTAATGGCACACGAGAAAACAGCAGGATACCTAGATGGCAGAACCCCTAAAAAAGTTATTGTAGTTCCAGGAAAGATTGTAAACATTGTTGGGTAA
- the hflX gene encoding GTPase HflX: protein MLEKNTTEYESAVLIGVITQLQDEEQSKEYLDELEFLTYTAGGEVLKRFTQKLEHPNPKTFINSGKLETVRQFIEEHEVGSAIFDDELSPAQQKNLERILKCKVVDRTYLILDIFAQRATTSYARTQVELAQYEYLLPRLVGLWTHLERQRGGIGMRGPGETEIETDRRIVRDKISLLKNKIKKIDKQMEVQRGNRGQLVRVALVGYTNVGKSTLMNAISKSEVFAENKLFATLDTTVRKVVIRNLPFLLTDTVGFIRKLPTQLVESFKSTLDEVREADLLLHVVDISHHNFEEHIASVNQILDEIDSADKPSIMVFNKIDAYEPETIDEDDLDTEKTTKHNTLEDWKKTWMNRTEYGSLFISALNKDNFDELRKTVYNAVREIHVTRFPYNSFLYPEYDDDFNEQQ, encoded by the coding sequence ATGCTAGAAAAGAATACAACAGAATATGAAAGTGCTGTCCTCATAGGTGTCATCACCCAATTGCAGGACGAAGAGCAATCTAAAGAATATCTTGACGAGTTAGAGTTTTTAACCTATACGGCTGGAGGTGAAGTGCTAAAGCGTTTTACTCAGAAATTAGAACATCCTAACCCTAAGACATTTATAAATAGTGGTAAGTTAGAAACTGTAAGACAGTTTATTGAAGAACACGAAGTAGGTTCTGCCATTTTTGATGATGAATTGTCTCCTGCACAGCAAAAAAATTTAGAACGCATTTTAAAATGTAAAGTTGTAGATAGAACGTATCTCATCTTAGACATTTTTGCACAGCGCGCTACAACCAGTTATGCTCGTACTCAAGTAGAGTTGGCACAATATGAATATTTACTGCCTAGATTAGTAGGATTGTGGACACACCTTGAAAGACAACGTGGTGGTATTGGTATGCGTGGTCCTGGTGAAACAGAGATTGAAACAGATAGACGTATAGTACGCGATAAGATCTCACTTTTAAAGAACAAGATTAAGAAGATAGATAAGCAAATGGAAGTTCAACGTGGTAATCGCGGCCAATTGGTACGCGTTGCTTTGGTGGGATATACAAATGTTGGAAAATCTACCTTAATGAATGCAATTAGTAAAAGTGAGGTGTTTGCAGAAAACAAACTTTTTGCAACATTAGATACCACTGTGCGAAAAGTAGTAATAAGAAACCTTCCGTTCTTGTTAACAGATACTGTTGGGTTTATTAGAAAACTCCCTACACAGTTAGTCGAGTCATTTAAATCTACATTAGATGAAGTTAGAGAGGCAGACTTGCTGTTGCATGTTGTTGATATTTCTCATCATAATTTTGAAGAGCATATTGCATCTGTAAATCAGATTTTAGATGAAATAGATAGTGCAGATAAACCGTCTATTATGGTCTTTAATAAAATTGACGCCTATGAGCCAGAAACCATAGATGAAGACGATTTAGATACAGAGAAAACTACAAAGCACAATACTTTAGAAGATTGGAAGAAAACTTGGATGAACAGAACCGAGTATGGTTCTCTCTTTATATCTGCATTAAATAAAGATAACTTTGATGAACTGCGTAAAACAGTTTATAATGCAGTTAGAGAAATACATGTTACTCGTTTTCCTTACAACAGTTTTTTATACCCAGAATATGATGATGATTTTAACGAGCAGCAGTAA
- a CDS encoding zinc metallopeptidase, whose protein sequence is MMGYYILAGLIMLVSWYVSNKLKTKFKTYSKVHLQNGMSGAEIAERMLADHGITDVKVISTPGMLTDHYNPSNKTVNLSEGVYSQRNAAAAAVSAHEVGHAVQHAKAYSWLTMRSKLVPMVSIASKYSQWVIMGGLVLAATTAFGNTLLLVGIIMFAMGTLFSFITLPVEYDASNRALAWLERENIVTQQELSGSKDALKWAARTYVVAAVGSLATLLYFISIYLGRD, encoded by the coding sequence ATGATGGGCTATTATATACTCGCGGGACTTATTATGCTAGTAAGCTGGTACGTGAGCAACAAATTAAAGACAAAATTTAAAACCTACTCTAAAGTACATTTACAAAATGGAATGAGTGGTGCAGAGATTGCTGAACGTATGTTAGCAGATCATGGCATAACAGATGTAAAAGTAATTTCGACACCAGGAATGCTAACAGATCATTACAACCCAAGTAATAAAACTGTAAATCTTAGTGAAGGTGTTTACTCTCAACGCAATGCAGCAGCAGCAGCAGTTTCTGCTCACGAAGTAGGACACGCAGTACAACACGCTAAAGCATATTCTTGGTTAACCATGCGTAGTAAGTTGGTGCCAATGGTAAGTATTGCTTCTAAATATTCTCAATGGGTAATTATGGGAGGTTTAGTATTAGCTGCAACAACCGCATTTGGTAATACTTTACTTTTAGTAGGTATTATTATGTTTGCTATGGGAACGTTATTTAGCTTTATTACACTACCAGTAGAGTATGACGCTAGTAACAGAGCATTAGCTTGGCTTGAGCGAGAAAACATTGTAACTCAACAAGAATTATCTGGTAGTAAGGATGCATTAAAATGGGCCGCAAGAACTTATGTAGTTGCTGCAGTAGGATCTTTAGCTACGCTACTATATTTTATTAGTATTTACTTAGGTAGAGACTAG
- a CDS encoding endonuclease/exonuclease/phosphatase family protein, protein MKLPNFFKKKKKSLYTIAFYNVENLFDHIQDTNILDTDFIPTSDRKWDQNRYEKKLNKIAKVIASIGTSDTHKHPPLIIGLAEVENKKVLKDLVNTEALSSLKYDFVHYNSPDERGIDTALLYRKNYVNITQSKSHELYIETPEGIRDFTRDILQVSCTLLQEQITFLVNHWPSRRDGSGLTEYKRVNAASKNKAILRALSKEQPNQRFIVMGDFNDDPHDNSIKSLIEFGLYNPMETLLTKSKGTTKYKGHWNLFDQVIISHSFLKYQKKKLNFKSASIYDPEFLKQRHGKYKGTPHRTFGGRNYTGGYSDHFPVYVTLEKLE, encoded by the coding sequence ATGAAGCTACCTAACTTTTTTAAGAAAAAGAAAAAATCTCTATATACCATTGCCTTTTATAATGTTGAAAATTTATTTGACCACATACAAGACACCAATATTTTAGATACCGATTTTATACCAACCTCAGATAGAAAATGGGATCAAAACAGGTATGAGAAAAAGTTAAATAAAATTGCCAAGGTTATCGCTTCAATTGGCACTTCAGATACACACAAGCATCCGCCATTAATTATTGGCCTAGCTGAAGTTGAAAATAAAAAAGTATTGAAAGACCTTGTTAATACAGAAGCCTTGAGTTCTCTTAAATATGACTTTGTTCATTACAACTCTCCAGACGAACGTGGCATAGACACGGCTTTACTTTATAGGAAAAACTACGTTAACATTACTCAATCTAAATCACACGAGCTGTATATTGAAACTCCTGAGGGCATTAGAGACTTTACAAGAGACATATTACAAGTTTCTTGTACATTACTACAGGAGCAAATTACTTTTTTAGTTAATCATTGGCCCTCAAGGAGAGACGGTTCTGGTCTTACAGAGTATAAAAGAGTAAATGCTGCATCTAAAAATAAGGCTATTTTAAGAGCGCTATCTAAAGAGCAACCCAATCAACGATTTATTGTTATGGGAGATTTTAATGATGACCCACATGATAATTCAATTAAAAGCTTAATTGAGTTTGGTTTGTATAACCCTATGGAAACGCTTCTCACAAAATCTAAAGGAACCACTAAATACAAAGGACATTGGAACTTGTTTGATCAAGTTATTATAAGTCACTCATTTTTAAAATATCAAAAGAAAAAATTAAACTTTAAGAGTGCCTCAATATATGATCCGGAGTTTTTAAAACAACGGCATGGAAAGTATAAAGGAACACCACATAGAACTTTTGGTGGCAGAAACTATACAGGTGGATATAGTGATCATTTTCCGGTTTACGTAACATTAGAAAAATTAGAATAA
- a CDS encoding DUF1801 domain-containing protein: MKSEIKTFNSAKEAPYDAICDKLAHIIDMNLNYTESKIWHAHPVWFINGNPIVGYGKLKRGLRLMFWSGQSFEEPNLKATGTFKASEITYNTVDQIDAEDIKHWLKKAEDIQWDYKNIIKRKGKLERLD; the protein is encoded by the coding sequence ATGAAATCCGAAATAAAAACATTCAACAGCGCTAAAGAAGCGCCTTACGATGCTATTTGTGACAAGCTTGCTCATATTATTGACATGAATCTTAACTATACCGAATCTAAAATATGGCATGCACATCCGGTTTGGTTTATTAATGGTAACCCTATTGTTGGGTATGGAAAATTGAAGCGTGGTTTGCGTTTAATGTTTTGGAGCGGACAATCTTTTGAAGAACCCAATCTAAAAGCAACTGGCACCTTTAAAGCTTCAGAAATTACCTATAATACTGTTGACCAGATTGATGCTGAAGACATTAAACACTGGCTAAAAAAAGCTGAAGATATTCAATGGGACTATAAAAACATAATAAAACGAAAAGGAAAACTTGAACGTCTCGATTAA